The following coding sequences are from one Hyphomonas adhaerens MHS-3 window:
- a CDS encoding COX15/CtaA family protein: protein MSETTIPPAAAIWIRRWLILVGLMVYAMILIGGATRLTDSGLSITEWDPIKGAIPPLSADAWNEAFAKYRDTAEYRYINHGMSMSEFQHIFWWEWGHRFFGRMVGLVAVLGIAVFAVRKWLTRPLLSKLLGLVVLGGLQGAIGWWMVSSGIGETTRVDVAPYRLMTHFILALLIIAMVAWLWLDLGNRERSPASRVVRVTAKLLLLAVFVQMAAGALVAGLDAGRSYNDWPLMAGELVPSHYLEGDLGIRSLFEGRAATQFNHRIIAYAIWAASLVAAFVFRKTAHGRSFIVFAGLVSLQAIWGIMTLLHAAPMNLALLHQAIGVVVTLAAVRLAWLTARPDAPA from the coding sequence ATGAGCGAAACCACAATCCCCCCTGCTGCTGCCATCTGGATCCGCCGCTGGCTGATTCTGGTGGGCCTGATGGTCTATGCGATGATCCTGATCGGCGGGGCGACACGCCTGACCGATTCCGGACTGTCGATTACAGAATGGGACCCGATCAAAGGGGCGATCCCGCCGCTTTCGGCGGACGCCTGGAACGAGGCATTCGCCAAATACAGGGATACGGCCGAATACCGTTACATCAATCACGGCATGTCGATGTCGGAGTTCCAGCACATCTTTTGGTGGGAGTGGGGGCATCGTTTCTTCGGGCGGATGGTCGGCCTCGTTGCCGTGCTGGGCATTGCCGTGTTCGCCGTTCGAAAGTGGCTGACGCGGCCACTTCTGTCGAAGCTTCTGGGCCTCGTCGTCCTGGGCGGGCTTCAGGGGGCAATCGGCTGGTGGATGGTGTCGAGCGGAATCGGCGAAACGACCCGGGTGGATGTCGCGCCTTATCGCCTGATGACGCACTTCATATTGGCGCTGCTCATCATCGCCATGGTCGCCTGGTTGTGGCTGGACCTCGGCAATCGTGAGCGCAGCCCGGCGTCCCGCGTCGTGCGGGTGACGGCGAAACTGCTTCTCTTGGCGGTGTTCGTGCAGATGGCGGCCGGTGCGCTGGTTGCGGGGCTGGACGCCGGACGCAGCTATAATGACTGGCCGCTGATGGCGGGCGAGCTGGTGCCGTCACACTATCTGGAGGGCGACCTCGGTATCCGCAGCCTGTTCGAAGGGCGCGCGGCAACGCAGTTCAATCACCGGATCATTGCCTATGCGATCTGGGCAGCGAGCCTCGTGGCGGCGTTTGTGTTCCGGAAAACCGCGCACGGGCGCAGCTTCATCGTCTTTGCCGGTCTGGTGAGCCTGCAGGCCATCTGGGGAATCATGACGCTGCTGCATGCCGCGCCGATGAACCTTGCCCTGCTGCATCAGGCGATCGGGGTTGTGGTGACGCTGGCGGCCGTCCGCCTTGCCTGGCTGACGGCGCGCCCGGATGCGCCGGCTTAG
- a CDS encoding PHA/PHB synthase family protein, with protein MPNTPRSKPASHGGSSPLPSDPDAARQAAFEAMDRMRDILISRYSGGLSPASLALAYMDWALHLQAAPGKQLEMVQKAFRKSSRLSTYLLSTMGQEEADSCIEPLPGDNRFQDPAWRKQPFGIWSQSFLLTQQWWHNLTHDVPGVSPHHEEVVSFVARQLLDVYSPSNNPFTNPEVLERARETGGRNFIDGFNNWREDVSRQIQRKPPVGTEDFIPGEDVAVTPGKVVFRNHLIELIQYSPATKEVHPEPILIVPAWIMKYYILDLSPGNSMIKYLTEQGFTVFAISWRNPSADDHDLSLNDYRRMGVMDALEAINTICPDRKVHATGYCLGGTLLSIAASAMARDGDDRLASVSLLAAQTDFSEPGELALFIDHSQMHFLESIMWNRGFLSADEMAGAFQLLRSNDLLWSRLVREYMMGERAPMFDLMAWNADTTRMPYRMHAEYLKKLYINNDLANGRFMVEGRPVTLQGLRAPIFAVGTEHDHVAPWRSVHKIHQLADTDITFTLTNGGHNAGIVSEPGHNGRHYHIAHHRHRDQILSPDQWLEAAKEKSGSWWDGWSAWLAKHSSPDMVRPPRMGAARKGYPVLDEAPGTYVFER; from the coding sequence ATGCCCAATACACCTCGAAGCAAACCAGCCTCTCACGGCGGCAGCAGCCCGCTGCCATCTGATCCGGATGCCGCGCGCCAGGCCGCTTTCGAGGCCATGGACCGGATGCGGGACATCCTCATCAGCCGGTATTCCGGCGGCCTTTCCCCAGCCTCTCTGGCGCTGGCCTATATGGATTGGGCGCTGCACCTTCAGGCCGCCCCGGGCAAACAGCTGGAAATGGTACAGAAGGCGTTCCGCAAGAGCAGCCGGCTGTCGACCTATCTGCTCTCCACGATGGGGCAGGAGGAAGCCGATAGCTGTATCGAGCCTTTGCCTGGCGACAACCGCTTCCAAGACCCGGCCTGGCGCAAGCAGCCCTTCGGTATCTGGTCGCAATCCTTCCTTCTGACCCAACAATGGTGGCACAATCTGACCCACGACGTGCCGGGCGTCAGCCCGCACCATGAGGAGGTCGTTTCCTTCGTCGCGCGCCAGCTGCTGGACGTATATTCCCCGTCGAACAATCCTTTCACGAATCCCGAAGTGCTGGAACGGGCCCGCGAAACCGGCGGGCGGAACTTCATCGACGGCTTCAACAACTGGCGCGAAGACGTAAGCCGTCAGATCCAGCGCAAACCTCCGGTCGGCACTGAAGACTTCATCCCCGGCGAGGACGTCGCGGTCACGCCCGGCAAAGTGGTGTTCCGCAATCACCTGATCGAACTGATCCAGTATTCCCCCGCAACAAAAGAGGTTCACCCCGAACCGATTCTGATCGTGCCAGCCTGGATCATGAAATACTATATCCTCGACCTCTCCCCCGGGAATTCGATGATAAAATACCTCACGGAGCAGGGCTTCACCGTCTTCGCGATTTCGTGGCGAAATCCATCTGCCGACGATCACGACCTGTCGCTGAACGACTACCGCCGGATGGGCGTGATGGATGCGCTGGAAGCAATCAACACCATCTGTCCGGACCGGAAGGTTCACGCGACCGGCTATTGTCTCGGCGGAACTTTGCTGTCCATTGCTGCCTCCGCCATGGCGCGGGACGGCGATGACCGGCTGGCCTCTGTGTCTCTGCTGGCGGCCCAGACCGATTTCAGCGAGCCGGGTGAACTCGCCTTGTTCATTGACCACAGCCAGATGCACTTCCTTGAAAGCATCATGTGGAACCGCGGCTTCCTCTCGGCCGATGAAATGGCCGGTGCCTTCCAGCTGCTGCGGTCCAATGACCTGCTCTGGTCCCGCCTCGTTCGGGAATACATGATGGGCGAGCGTGCTCCGATGTTCGACCTCATGGCATGGAACGCCGATACGACCCGCATGCCCTACCGGATGCATGCGGAATATCTGAAGAAGCTCTACATCAACAATGATCTCGCCAACGGGCGGTTCATGGTGGAGGGCCGTCCGGTTACGCTGCAGGGGCTTCGCGCACCGATCTTCGCCGTTGGAACCGAGCACGATCATGTTGCGCCGTGGCGGTCTGTCCACAAGATCCACCAGCTGGCCGACACGGATATCACTTTCACCCTGACCAATGGCGGACACAATGCCGGCATCGTCAGCGAGCCCGGACACAATGGCCGCCACTATCACATCGCCCACCACCGGCACCGCGACCAGATCCTCAGTCCCGACCAATGGCTGGAAGCCGCGAAAGAGAAATCCGGCTCTTGGTGGGACGGCTGGTCTGCTTGGCTGGCAAAGCATTCCTCGCCCGATATGGTTCGCCCACCCAGAATGGGGGCGGCGCGCAAGGGCTATCCCGTACTTGATGAGGCGCCCGGAACCTATGTATTTGAGAGATAG
- the rplM gene encoding 50S ribosomal protein L13, producing the protein MKTYNAPVDVENKWVVIDATDVVVGRLASYVAKRLRGKHRPDFTPHIDTGDHVVVINAEKAKFTGNKLTDKVYYRHTGYPGGIKSTTAGKILSGRFPERAIELAVKRMLPKESPLARKQFSKLRVYAGAEHPHTAQSPETVDFASMNRKNVKTA; encoded by the coding sequence ATGAAAACCTATAACGCACCCGTGGACGTCGAGAATAAGTGGGTCGTGATCGACGCGACTGATGTCGTTGTCGGACGTCTTGCTTCTTACGTCGCCAAGCGCCTGCGCGGCAAGCACCGGCCTGACTTTACTCCGCACATCGATACCGGCGACCATGTCGTTGTGATCAATGCGGAAAAGGCCAAATTCACCGGCAACAAGCTGACTGATAAGGTCTACTACCGCCACACCGGTTATCCGGGCGGCATCAAGTCGACCACGGCCGGCAAGATCCTTTCCGGCCGCTTCCCGGAGCGCGCCATCGAACTGGCCGTCAAGCGCATGCTGCCGAAAGAAAGCCCGCTGGCGCGTAAGCAGTTCTCGAAACTGCGCGTCTATGCCGGTGCCGAGCACCCGCACACGGCCCAGAGCCCCGAAACCGTCGACTTCGCGTCGATGAACCGCAAAAACGTCAAAACGGCCTGA
- a CDS encoding MaoC/PaaZ C-terminal domain-containing protein, translating into MPINQDAIGSKGTPRTWAWDSRDALLYALGVGCGVADPVGSELEFTTENTMGVDQKVLPTFCVLAGFNAQGGKSAMSNAGTYDPRMLVHGEQGIRLHRPIPVEGEISIVDEITGIYDKGKGAVVATKAEATLAADGKPLFELTSSVFIVGEGGFGGDRGPSDKTNAAPERAPDHAVTYQTRPDQALLYRLSGDRNPLHSDKKFSDVGGFPKPILHGLCTYGFTGRALLASLCGNDPARFKAMDGRFSSPVLPGEALTINIWTGEGEDGTAIFQTVGGDGRVVLNNGGFSYA; encoded by the coding sequence ATGCCGATCAATCAGGATGCCATTGGATCGAAAGGCACACCACGGACGTGGGCCTGGGATTCACGCGATGCGCTGCTCTATGCGCTTGGCGTTGGGTGCGGTGTCGCCGACCCGGTCGGTTCTGAACTGGAATTCACGACCGAGAACACGATGGGGGTCGACCAGAAAGTCCTGCCCACCTTCTGCGTCCTGGCCGGGTTCAACGCCCAGGGCGGCAAGAGCGCCATGTCGAACGCAGGAACCTATGACCCCCGCATGCTGGTGCATGGCGAACAGGGCATTCGCCTGCATCGGCCGATCCCGGTGGAAGGCGAAATTTCGATCGTGGATGAGATCACCGGCATCTATGACAAAGGCAAAGGCGCCGTGGTCGCCACAAAGGCTGAAGCGACGCTCGCCGCAGATGGCAAGCCGCTGTTCGAGCTGACCTCATCTGTCTTCATCGTCGGCGAAGGCGGTTTCGGCGGTGACAGAGGCCCATCGGACAAGACAAATGCCGCTCCGGAGCGGGCACCTGACCATGCCGTCACCTATCAGACCCGCCCGGATCAGGCCCTGCTCTACCGCCTCAGCGGCGATCGCAACCCGTTGCATTCAGACAAGAAATTCTCTGACGTCGGCGGATTCCCGAAGCCCATCCTGCATGGCCTGTGCACCTACGGGTTCACGGGGCGTGCCCTGCTGGCATCGCTGTGCGGCAATGATCCTGCCCGCTTCAAGGCGATGGACGGCCGTTTCTCGTCGCCGGTCCTGCCGGGTGAGGCCCTGACGATCAATATCTGGACCGGCGAAGGTGAGGACGGCACGGCCATCTTCCAGACCGTCGGCGGCGACGGCCGTGTCGTTCTCAACAATGGTGGGTTCAGTTACGCCTGA
- the rpsI gene encoding 30S ribosomal protein S9, protein MTDTANSLQDLGTMTGDETITAAPEETLVEPKIDAQGRAYGTGRRKEAVARVWIKPGSGKITINGRDQEQYFARPVLRMVIAQPLIEAGRETEFDVIATVKGSGLMGQAGAVRHGISRALVNYEPGLRRVLKPFGFMTRDPRVVERKKYGKAKARRSFQFSKR, encoded by the coding sequence ATGACCGATACTGCAAACTCCCTCCAGGACCTCGGCACCATGACTGGTGACGAAACCATCACCGCCGCTCCTGAGGAAACTCTCGTAGAACCGAAAATCGACGCTCAGGGCCGTGCTTACGGCACCGGCCGCCGCAAGGAAGCCGTCGCCCGCGTCTGGATCAAGCCGGGATCCGGCAAGATCACGATCAATGGCCGCGACCAGGAACAGTACTTTGCGCGCCCGGTGCTGCGCATGGTGATTGCCCAGCCGCTGATCGAAGCAGGCCGCGAGACCGAGTTTGACGTGATCGCCACCGTGAAAGGCTCCGGCCTCATGGGGCAGGCCGGCGCTGTGCGCCACGGCATTTCCCGCGCCCTTGTGAACTACGAGCCGGGCCTGCGCCGCGTGCTCAAGCCGTTCGGCTTCATGACCCGCGACCCGCGTGTCGTCGAGCGTAAGAAGTACGGTAAGGCGAAAGCCCGCCGTAGCTTCCAGTTCTCGAAGCGCTAA
- a CDS encoding DUF2842 domain-containing protein: MRKPLTALLLLVYLFAYIVLAATIGGMTSAWPRWAELAFYVVAGIAWIFPLKPLFAWMNSGAPPPEDD, translated from the coding sequence ATGCGCAAGCCCCTCACCGCCCTGCTCCTGCTGGTCTATCTGTTCGCTTATATTGTTCTGGCCGCCACCATTGGCGGCATGACCTCGGCATGGCCGCGCTGGGCGGAGCTGGCATTCTATGTGGTGGCCGGTATTGCCTGGATCTTCCCGCTGAAGCCGCTGTTTGCCTGGATGAACAGCGGCGCACCGCCACCGGAAGACGACTAG
- a CDS encoding LL-diaminopimelate aminotransferase has translation MNTDFHKIRRLPPYVFEQVNRTKAALRADGADIIDLGMGNPDMPTPKHIVDKLCETARRPDVNGYSASRGIPGLRRALTDYYKRRFDVKLDKDREVIVTLGSKEGFANLAQAISAPGDVILAPDPSYPLHHFGFIIAGASIRGVPAQTPEQYLSNLGKAVHYSVPPPTAMVLCYPSNPTAAVCDLDFYKEAVKFAKKHEIWILSDLAYNEIYFDEPTPSILQVDGAKDIAVEFTTMSKTYSMAGWRMGFVAGNEALISALARVKSYLDYGAYTPIQVAAVAALDGPQDCVDDIRAIYKSRRDVLVESFTRAGWPVPSPAASMFAWAPIPEQLKDLGSLEFALQLINEAHVAVAPGAGFGEHGDGHVRIALVENEQRIRQAARNIRKFLEKRGVKEIGAVAAAE, from the coding sequence ATGAATACCGATTTTCACAAGATCCGCCGACTTCCCCCTTACGTTTTTGAGCAGGTAAACCGCACCAAGGCGGCCCTTCGCGCAGATGGGGCGGACATCATCGATCTCGGCATGGGCAACCCGGACATGCCGACCCCGAAGCACATTGTCGACAAGCTGTGCGAAACCGCCCGCCGGCCGGACGTAAACGGCTATTCCGCCTCACGCGGGATTCCGGGCCTCCGACGCGCGCTGACGGACTATTACAAGCGGCGCTTCGATGTGAAGCTGGACAAGGACCGGGAAGTGATCGTCACGCTCGGCTCCAAGGAGGGGTTTGCGAACCTCGCCCAGGCCATTTCGGCGCCGGGCGATGTGATCCTTGCGCCGGATCCATCCTATCCGCTGCACCATTTCGGCTTCATCATCGCCGGGGCTTCTATCCGCGGTGTACCAGCCCAGACGCCGGAACAGTACCTGTCGAACCTTGGCAAGGCCGTGCATTATTCCGTGCCGCCGCCAACGGCCATGGTGCTGTGCTATCCGTCCAACCCGACCGCTGCCGTCTGCGATCTCGACTTCTATAAAGAAGCCGTCAAGTTCGCGAAGAAGCATGAGATCTGGATCCTTTCGGATCTGGCCTACAACGAGATCTATTTCGACGAACCGACCCCCTCGATCCTGCAGGTCGATGGGGCGAAGGATATCGCGGTCGAGTTCACGACCATGTCGAAGACCTATTCCATGGCCGGCTGGCGCATGGGCTTCGTGGCCGGGAACGAGGCGCTGATTTCGGCGCTCGCCCGCGTGAAATCCTATCTCGATTATGGGGCTTACACGCCGATTCAGGTCGCTGCTGTGGCTGCGCTCGATGGACCGCAGGATTGCGTGGATGATATCCGCGCCATCTACAAGTCACGCCGCGACGTGCTGGTGGAGAGCTTCACCCGTGCCGGCTGGCCGGTGCCGAGCCCGGCAGCTTCCATGTTCGCATGGGCGCCGATCCCGGAACAGCTGAAGGACCTCGGCAGCCTGGAATTTGCCCTGCAGCTCATCAATGAGGCCCATGTTGCCGTCGCCCCCGGCGCCGGCTTCGGCGAGCATGGCGACGGCCATGTCCGTATCGCCCTCGTCGAAAATGAACAGCGCATCCGCCAGGCCGCCCGCAACATCCGGAAGTTCCTGGAGAAGCGCGGCGTGAAGGAAATCGGCGCAGTCGCTGCGGCCGAGTAG
- a CDS encoding PHA/PHB synthase family protein — MSGSERIKETPAPLAELMMSQDPARMQVLMTTLALANVESQGLLADVMMGSGPLGTVSQGDPMRVGEAFRAVGWSFATNPAAMFNANLELMTSWMKLWQEMSMEAISGKPEKDKDKRFSDPEWASNPGFRFIRKAYEVNANWMNSLADQAPGLPENLQLRAKFFTQLLTDTLSPTNYLGSNPTALRAFFETGGQSVLEGLRLARADVKKGGGKLYISQTDETPFRLGENIATAPGQVVFRNDLIELIHYAPTQEKTYSRPLLIFPPWINKFYILDLQEKNSMIRWLVDKGVPVFVVSWRSADEVTQDYTWDDYVQKGAYAAVEATMQASGATGVNTVGYCIGGTMLSSALGHMAKTGYDKIKSATFFASQSDFELAGDLRVFTDGPGRSYIDGIIEENGGVMPGSMMYETFNWLRPIDLVWRYVIDEYMLGKAPRPFDLLYWNADQTNIPGKVHQRYLKDCYDENRLSTGSFDVLGETVNLKDVKIPVMVQASKDDHICPFESVYRTSLVFGGDTQFVLSGSGHIAGVVNHPDAKKYQHWLNPDLAETGGEWLENAEEVPGSWWPTWWDWLRPKSGRKVEAKQPKDMGLGAAPGNYAKVRLSDIDLPL, encoded by the coding sequence ATGAGTGGCAGCGAGCGAATCAAGGAGACCCCCGCGCCCCTGGCTGAACTGATGATGAGCCAGGATCCGGCGCGTATGCAGGTGCTGATGACGACGCTCGCGTTGGCGAACGTCGAATCTCAGGGCTTGCTCGCTGACGTGATGATGGGCTCCGGCCCGCTGGGCACGGTCTCCCAAGGCGATCCGATGCGGGTGGGCGAGGCATTCCGTGCCGTCGGCTGGAGTTTCGCGACCAATCCCGCCGCCATGTTCAACGCCAATCTCGAGCTAATGACCAGCTGGATGAAGCTGTGGCAGGAAATGTCCATGGAGGCGATCTCCGGCAAGCCGGAGAAGGACAAGGACAAACGCTTTTCCGACCCCGAATGGGCTAGCAATCCGGGCTTCCGCTTTATCCGCAAAGCTTATGAAGTGAATGCCAACTGGATGAACAGCCTGGCCGACCAGGCCCCCGGCCTGCCGGAAAACCTGCAGCTGCGCGCGAAGTTCTTTACCCAGCTCCTGACCGACACGCTGTCGCCAACCAATTATCTCGGCTCAAACCCGACGGCTTTGCGCGCCTTCTTCGAAACCGGCGGCCAGAGCGTCCTGGAAGGCCTGCGCCTTGCCCGCGCGGACGTGAAGAAAGGCGGCGGCAAGCTGTATATCAGCCAGACCGATGAAACGCCGTTCAGGCTGGGCGAGAATATCGCGACTGCACCGGGCCAGGTTGTCTTCCGCAACGACCTGATCGAGCTGATCCACTATGCACCGACTCAGGAAAAGACCTATTCCCGCCCGCTGCTGATCTTCCCGCCATGGATCAACAAGTTCTACATCCTGGACCTCCAGGAAAAGAACTCAATGATCCGCTGGCTGGTCGACAAGGGTGTCCCGGTTTTCGTGGTGTCGTGGCGCTCGGCAGACGAAGTTACGCAGGACTACACCTGGGACGACTATGTCCAGAAAGGCGCCTACGCCGCGGTTGAAGCGACGATGCAGGCATCCGGCGCGACTGGCGTCAACACGGTCGGCTACTGTATCGGCGGCACGATGTTGTCATCGGCGCTCGGACACATGGCCAAGACCGGATACGACAAGATCAAATCAGCCACGTTCTTTGCCTCGCAATCGGATTTCGAACTCGCCGGCGACCTGAGAGTCTTCACCGATGGTCCGGGACGCAGTTATATCGACGGTATCATCGAAGAAAATGGCGGTGTGATGCCGGGCTCGATGATGTACGAGACATTCAATTGGCTACGCCCGATCGATCTCGTCTGGCGCTACGTCATCGACGAATACATGCTGGGCAAGGCGCCCCGCCCGTTCGACCTGCTCTATTGGAACGCCGACCAGACCAACATTCCGGGCAAGGTGCACCAGCGCTACCTGAAAGACTGTTATGACGAGAACCGCCTGTCGACGGGCAGCTTCGATGTGCTGGGCGAAACGGTGAACCTGAAAGACGTGAAGATCCCGGTCATGGTGCAGGCCAGCAAGGACGATCACATCTGCCCGTTCGAGAGCGTCTACCGGACTTCCCTGGTCTTTGGCGGCGACACGCAATTCGTCTTGTCCGGGTCCGGACATATCGCCGGTGTCGTGAACCACCCGGACGCAAAGAAATACCAGCACTGGCTGAACCCCGACCTCGCTGAGACGGGCGGCGAGTGGCTGGAAAATGCCGAAGAAGTCCCCGGCTCCTGGTGGCCGACCTGGTGGGACTGGCTGCGCCCGAAATCGGGCCGCAAGGTCGAGGCAAAGCAGCCGAAAGACATGGGCCTCGGCGCCGCACCCGGCAACTACGCCAAAGTGCGCCTCTCCGATATCGACTTGCCGCTTTAG
- the argC gene encoding N-acetyl-gamma-glutamyl-phosphate reductase: MLPKVFIDGEAGTTGLQIADRLRGRSDLELISIDPDKRKDNDERARLMNMADAVILCLPDEAARLGVSLVTSHNTVVIDASSAHRTASGWTYGFPEMDKTQRAALRACRRIANPGCYPTGMIALMRPLTGAGLVPASLPVTVSAVSGYSGGGKAMIAEFEDGGTQDNHRIYALTQKHKHLPEMKRYGRLDHAPMFLPSVGRFAQGMLTQIALPLWALPGKPKRADLHAALAKAYEGEAFVKVPSLAECDALTGLEPEACNGTNRLELFVFGSDEEARLVARLDNLGKGASGAAVQNLNIALGLDEQAGLEA; the protein is encoded by the coding sequence ATGCTGCCCAAAGTTTTCATTGATGGCGAAGCCGGTACGACCGGACTTCAGATTGCCGACCGCCTGCGGGGCCGGTCTGACCTGGAATTGATCTCGATCGATCCGGACAAGCGGAAGGACAATGACGAGCGCGCGCGCCTGATGAACATGGCCGACGCCGTGATTCTCTGCCTGCCGGACGAGGCGGCCCGCCTTGGCGTGTCGCTGGTGACCAGCCACAACACGGTGGTGATCGATGCGTCTTCTGCCCACCGGACGGCGTCCGGGTGGACCTATGGCTTTCCGGAAATGGACAAGACACAGCGGGCCGCCCTGCGGGCCTGCCGCCGGATTGCCAATCCGGGCTGTTACCCGACCGGCATGATTGCCCTGATGCGTCCGCTGACCGGAGCAGGCCTTGTGCCGGCATCGCTGCCGGTGACGGTGAGCGCGGTGTCCGGCTATTCGGGCGGGGGCAAGGCAATGATCGCCGAGTTCGAGGATGGTGGCACGCAGGACAATCACCGCATCTACGCCCTGACGCAGAAGCACAAGCACCTGCCGGAGATGAAGCGCTATGGGCGGCTGGATCATGCGCCCATGTTCCTGCCGTCGGTCGGGCGTTTTGCGCAGGGCATGCTGACCCAGATTGCCTTGCCGCTGTGGGCACTGCCGGGAAAGCCGAAACGTGCTGACCTGCATGCCGCGCTGGCAAAAGCCTATGAGGGGGAGGCCTTTGTAAAAGTGCCTTCGCTGGCGGAATGTGACGCGCTGACGGGGCTGGAGCCGGAAGCCTGCAACGGCACCAACCGGCTGGAACTATTCGTGTTCGGATCAGATGAGGAAGCCCGCCTCGTTGCGCGGCTCGACAATCTCGGCAAGGGGGCATCCGGCGCGGCCGTGCAGAACCTCAACATCGCGCTGGGGCTGGACGAACAGGCGGGACTCGAAGCCTAA